One window of the Ananas comosus cultivar F153 linkage group 21, ASM154086v1, whole genome shotgun sequence genome contains the following:
- the LOC109726861 gene encoding LOW QUALITY PROTEIN: galacturonosyltransferase 8-like (The sequence of the model RefSeq protein was modified relative to this genomic sequence to represent the inferred CDS: inserted 1 base in 1 codon), which yields MAIRNPTPQISSSYSFFAVAAAAVVALLLLAPPSSAAAAARSDPLRARAELIRKQASDHAAVAAAYASFARKLKLETSKQVRLFADLSRNFSLLLSPSSSSSSSSSAAAAAAAMDEAELRRFEREVKDRIRAARAVIADAKGAFDAQLKIQRLKDAIFAANERLSKAKKQGAFSSLIAAKSIPRSLHCLAVRLTEERIAXPPELDDPRLFHYAIFSDNVLAASVVVNSAVRNAKEPSKHVFHVVTDRMNLGAMQVMFRRGDYAGAHVEVRAVEDYTFLNSSYVPVLRQLESANLQRFYFENKLENATKDTTNMKFRNPKYLSMLNHLRFYLPEMYPKLHRILFLDDDVVVQRDLTGLWKIDMDGKVNGAVETCFGSFHRYAQYMNFSHPLIKERFNPNACGWAYGMNFFDLDAWRREKCTEQYHYWQNLNENRTLWKLGTLPPGLITFYSTTKPLDKSWHVLGLGYNPSISMEEIKNAAVVHFNGNMKPWLDIAMNQFRHLWTKHVDYGNEFIRQCNFAA from the exons ATGGCGATCCGAAACCCTACCCCCCAGATCTCCTCATCCTACAGCTTCTTCGCCGTCGCCGCGGCAGCGGTGGTGGCGCTACTCCTCCTCGCTCCGccgtcctcggcggcggcggcggcgcgatcCGACCCCCTGCGCGCGCGCGCGGAGCTGATCCGCAAGCAGGCGAGCGACcacgcggcggtggcggcggcgtaCGCCTCCTTCGCCCGCAAGCTCAAGCTCGAGACCTCGAAGCAGGTGCGCCTCTTCGCCGACCTCTCCCGCaacttctccctcctcctctcaccctcctcctcct cctcctcctcctcctccgccgccgccgccgcggcggccaTGGACGAGGCCGAGCTCCGCCGCTTCGAGCGCGAGGTCAAGGACCGGATCCGCGCCGCGCGCGCCGTGATCGCCGACGCCAAGGGCGCCTTCGACGCCCAGCTCAAGATCCAGCGCCTCAAGGACGCGATCTTCGCCGCGAACGAGCGCCTCTCCAAGGCCAAGAAGCAGGGCGCCTTCTCCAGCCTCATCGCCGCCAAATCCATCCCCCGCagcctccactgcctcgccgtTCGCCTCACCGAGGAGCGCATCG CCCCTCCCGAGCTCGACGACCCCCGCCTCTTCCACTACGCCATCTTCTCCGACAACGTCCTCGCCGCCTCCGTCGTCGTCAATTCCGCGGTCCGCAACGCCAAGGAGCCGTCGAAGCACGTATTCCACGTCGTCACCGATCGGATGAACCTCGGGGCAATGCAGGTGATGTTCCGGCGCGGGGACTACGCGGGAGCGCACGTCGAGGTCAGGGCCGTCGAGGACTACACCTTCCTCAACTCCTCCTACGTGCCCGTGCTGCGGCAGCTCGAGTCCGCGAACCTGCAGAGGTTCTACTTCGAGAACAAGCTCGAGAACGCCACCAAGGACACCACCAACATGAAATTCAGGAACCCCAAGTACCTGTCGATGCTCAATCACCTGCGATTCTACCTCCCCGAGATGTACCCGAAGCTGCACCGGATCCTCTTCCTGGACGACGATGTGGTGGTGCAGCGCGATCTCACGGGGCTGTGGAAGATCGACATGGACGGGAAGGTGAACGGGGCGGTGGAGACGTGCTTCGGGTCGTTCCACCGCTACGCGCAGTACATGAACTTCTCGCACCCGCTGATCAAGGAGAGGTTCAATCCCAACGCGTGCGGGTGGGCTTACGGGATGAACTTCTTCGATCTCGATGCGTGGAGGAGGGAGAAGTGCACGGAGCAGTACCATTACTGGCAGAATCTG AATGAGAACCGAACATTGTGGAAGTTGGGTACATTGCCTCCCGGTTTGATAACATTCTACTCCACAACAAAGCCTCTGGACAAATCTTGGCACGTTCTTGGCCTTGGGTATAATCCAAGCATCAGCATGGAGGAGATAAAAAATGCCGCTGTTGTTCATTTCAATGGCAACATGAAACCCTGGCTGGATATTGCTATGAATCAGTTCCGGCATCTCTGGACGAAGCATGTCGATTATGGTAACGAGTTTATCCGCCAGTGTAATTTCGCAGCGTGA